One part of the Tunicatimonas pelagia genome encodes these proteins:
- a CDS encoding alpha-galactosidase translates to MKLWILFTRLAVITTVVLCYLPSQAQIGTPVELLVDQQTPEPFSVTKADCYVQFSGDSLVLGNATIERIFAWNDGNLITAKLTDKGSGHSWRMTNNRVDTQLPNNPEEAAAQQLSVHWHDTTALEPAYLEATVTTQYIKKVFRIYPRTPAIACAVFFQSPEALVNSTSVQPASDGVERATSQEAQAVTLDRLSLPGSHWQVTNVRFRDATDHNNTLVYSQDQLLFTKPTHLPGNLLFAEESASEHGIFWLKEAPLGENQLAYVGYDFEVKTGEIAVTGPVPNQMGTDSIWHSAYRVVTGVYGSEQDKLAALRSYQHQVRSYQPKRDAMIMMNTWGDRGKDGKINEAFVLRELTSGARLGVTHFQIDDGWQQGLSKNSKSASGDLWDQWSKDDWQPHNDRFPRGLSPIVQRAASLDIQLGLWFHPSNAGEYATWEQDADILIDLYQKHGIKVFKIDGLHIESARAERNLCQMFEKVLTASDGQIVFNLDATAGRRGGYFYLNRYGNIFLENRYTDWGNYYPHWTLRNLWMLSHYIPPQRLQVEFLNKWRNASKYAAADPLAPINVPFDYQVAITLMAQPLAWLEGTGLPEEAFAVSGMLTKYQETSEALHQGAIFPIGQEPNGFSWTGFQSVISKSEGYLMVFRENNAHEKVDLATRLLPNQLVTLKPILGQRTEAQVRTDAQGQLPIMLPHAHSFALYHYRCVPSTTDQ, encoded by the coding sequence ATGAAGTTATGGATTCTTTTCACGCGCTTAGCAGTCATTACGACAGTGGTTTTATGCTACCTACCCAGTCAGGCTCAAATAGGCACTCCGGTAGAGCTACTGGTTGACCAGCAAACTCCCGAACCTTTTAGTGTTACTAAAGCGGACTGCTACGTACAATTTTCGGGTGACAGCTTGGTATTGGGTAATGCTACTATTGAGCGGATTTTTGCTTGGAACGATGGAAACCTAATCACTGCGAAGTTAACGGATAAGGGTAGCGGTCATTCTTGGAGAATGACGAACAACCGAGTGGATACCCAACTACCGAATAATCCGGAAGAGGCAGCAGCGCAACAACTTAGCGTACACTGGCACGATACTACTGCGCTGGAGCCTGCTTATCTGGAAGCAACCGTAACTACGCAGTACATCAAAAAGGTATTCAGAATCTATCCTCGTACTCCCGCTATTGCTTGCGCGGTGTTTTTTCAATCGCCTGAGGCTTTGGTAAACTCAACCTCCGTGCAACCTGCCAGCGATGGGGTGGAACGAGCAACCTCGCAGGAAGCGCAGGCAGTTACGCTTGATCGATTATCGCTACCAGGTTCGCACTGGCAGGTTACGAACGTCCGTTTTCGCGATGCCACCGACCATAATAATACGTTAGTCTACTCGCAGGATCAATTGCTCTTTACCAAGCCAACGCATTTGCCAGGCAACCTGCTATTTGCTGAAGAGTCAGCTTCTGAGCACGGGATTTTCTGGTTGAAGGAAGCCCCTTTGGGAGAAAATCAGCTCGCCTACGTGGGGTACGATTTTGAAGTGAAAACTGGGGAAATAGCGGTAACAGGACCTGTCCCCAACCAAATGGGAACTGATAGCATTTGGCATTCTGCTTATCGGGTTGTAACCGGAGTATACGGCTCAGAGCAGGACAAACTGGCGGCTTTACGTTCCTACCAGCATCAAGTGCGAAGCTACCAGCCGAAGCGAGATGCCATGATTATGATGAATACTTGGGGGGATCGGGGTAAGGATGGAAAAATTAATGAAGCTTTTGTACTACGGGAACTGACCAGTGGTGCTCGTCTGGGTGTAACGCACTTTCAGATTGACGACGGTTGGCAGCAAGGGTTATCTAAAAATTCAAAGTCGGCAAGCGGAGATCTTTGGGATCAGTGGTCCAAGGATGATTGGCAACCGCACAATGATCGCTTTCCGCGTGGGCTTTCCCCGATCGTACAGCGAGCCGCTTCGTTAGATATTCAACTGGGACTATGGTTTCACCCTAGCAACGCCGGGGAGTACGCTACTTGGGAGCAAGATGCAGATATTCTGATTGACCTTTATCAAAAACACGGCATCAAGGTATTCAAAATCGATGGGTTGCACATTGAAAGTGCTCGGGCGGAGCGTAACCTTTGTCAAATGTTCGAGAAAGTGCTTACAGCTAGTGATGGGCAAATTGTCTTCAACCTGGATGCTACTGCCGGAAGACGCGGCGGATACTTCTACCTGAACCGCTATGGTAATATTTTCTTAGAAAACCGCTATACCGACTGGGGAAATTACTATCCGCACTGGACACTACGTAACCTGTGGATGCTCAGCCATTACATACCACCCCAGCGACTGCAAGTAGAATTTCTGAACAAGTGGCGGAACGCATCTAAGTATGCTGCTGCTGATCCGCTGGCTCCAATTAACGTTCCTTTTGACTATCAAGTAGCTATAACGCTTATGGCTCAACCTTTGGCGTGGTTGGAGGGAACCGGCCTACCCGAAGAAGCCTTCGCTGTATCGGGAATGCTCACCAAGTACCAAGAAACGTCTGAAGCACTGCATCAGGGAGCTATTTTTCCTATTGGGCAAGAACCCAATGGGTTTAGTTGGACGGGTTTTCAGTCAGTTATTAGCAAATCAGAAGGTTATCTGATGGTGTTTCGGGAGAATAACGCCCACGAAAAAGTTGATTTAGCAACCCGTCTGCTACCGAACCAATTAGTAACCTTAAAACCCATACTTGGCCAGAGGACAGAAGCTCAGGTGCGTACCGATGCACAGGGGCAGCTTCCCATTATGCTACCTCACGCTCACTCATTTGCCCTATACCATTACCGATGCGTGCCTTCTACTACCGATCAGTAA
- a CDS encoding tetratricopeptide repeat protein, with translation MACQSDPENWYQKEFTDDEKLQLSKQLAFMVGSGYYYNQGTVPDQFLIDEALKYNAENAVAWRERGIPYLKRGFPYEMHTYYQKVIEYDPVQWQGWRGYLYLYFYRDYERAIADFNATDTLTPDFTDYPQAQSVDYMRGLCYYGLEDYSMALQFFTRYVDEVTQEKDESFVDTYAFLYRGLTHEKLNQPDDALADFDRALKYYPQLSDCYYHKSRIHYQRGENAQALQLVQEAEKYFQQGYFHLRPYVEVQEQIYQYDIDQLIRKIDSRIFFTDR, from the coding sequence GTGGCTTGTCAATCCGATCCAGAAAACTGGTATCAGAAAGAATTTACGGATGATGAAAAGCTACAGCTATCAAAACAACTGGCTTTTATGGTGGGCAGTGGCTACTACTACAATCAAGGCACCGTTCCCGACCAGTTCTTAATTGACGAAGCATTGAAGTATAACGCTGAGAATGCGGTAGCTTGGCGCGAACGCGGTATTCCCTACTTGAAGCGAGGGTTTCCGTACGAGATGCATACCTATTACCAAAAAGTGATAGAATACGACCCGGTGCAGTGGCAGGGCTGGCGCGGCTACTTGTATCTCTACTTTTACCGCGACTACGAGCGGGCCATTGCCGATTTTAATGCCACCGATACGCTTACCCCCGACTTTACCGATTATCCACAAGCCCAAAGTGTGGACTATATGCGTGGCCTCTGTTACTACGGCCTGGAGGATTATTCAATGGCTCTTCAGTTTTTTACCCGTTACGTTGATGAGGTCACCCAAGAAAAAGACGAAAGCTTCGTAGATACCTACGCTTTTCTGTATCGTGGCCTTACCCACGAAAAACTCAATCAACCCGACGATGCCCTCGCCGATTTTGACCGCGCCCTGAAGTACTATCCCCAATTATCAGATTGCTACTACCACAAAAGTCGTATTCATTACCAGCGAGGTGAAAATGCTCAGGCACTTCAACTGGTTCAGGAAGCGGAAAAATACTTTCAGCAGGGCTATTTTCATCTACGCCCCTACGTAGAAGTACAGGAGCAAATCTACCAGTACGATATTGACCAGCTTATACGAAAAATTGATTCCCGCATTTTCTTTACTGATCGGTAG